In Candidatus Poribacteria bacterium, the sequence TCCCGCAATTCCGATCCCGTTCAACCTTTTTAACCCCGCCAACGGTGATAAATCTGTGATCTGGTTCTCCTCAAGGCCGAGCCAATCGACGCTAATTAAATCCTTGAGCGGTGAAATATCCGTGATTCTGTTGCCACGCAGTTTAATGTTATTCAGATGCCTCAAGCCCGCCAACGGGGAGAGATCGGATATCGCATTGTGGCGCAACTCTATCCGTTCCAATTTTACAGCATACTCAAGTCCCGTCAAGTCTGTTATCCCTCTCTCATCGGCAACCAACTCCGTCAATCTCGCGATGTCCTCCGTTTTCAGCAAAGCACCAGAGGGTTTTCCCAAGGTCTCCGCAATCGCCGCACGTAGATTCACATCCGGAACAAGGTTACTCGGATCCCGAACAATCCGCTGACGCTCAACAACCGGTGTCGAGGTTAGGCTCGACTCCGGCTCCGGCACCGGACAATCCTCACCATACAGACACGAAACGATCTCATCAAAACTCTCTGTCCACGCATCCCGTTTCACATTCCCGCCACTCAGTAAACCCGCTAAACCGAGTGCCTGTAAGCCCGAGTTCTCACCAATCGCTTTCACGAACACAGATTCCTGGAGCCCTAAAGACGCTGCCGCATCAGATGCATCCAACGCCAACTGAAACTTCTCATGAAAACGATGCACGGGTTCAATACCCCCAAATATACCCCCCGTCGCCTCTAACGCTTCCCTGTAGCGCGCCGTATCCTGGTCTATGAACCGATCCATCTCCGCTTTTTCTACATACAGACGCAAGACCTGATCCTTCGTCGCACTCGCAGGCAACTTCGCATACGTCCCTCGCACCACATCCTCAAACGTCTTCATCCCCTCCGTATGGCAACCGATACACGACAAACCGTTGCGAACCGCAGGATCGCTCGCCGCGGGGTTCGATACGATGTCTGTTGGGGCAACATCTATACGATTCCCGGTTGCGTCCGAGACATAATACGCCTGAAGACCATTCGGAAGATTGAAGATAACCTCACCCCCATCTCTGTCAAAAGACAACGGGTTCTGTAAGATGTTCTTCTGACCGACACTGCTCGCAAAGTCGTGGCTCTTCCAATACGCACCATTTCGGAAGGAGTGCCGCTCCACAACGCGATTGTGTGCGGAAACCCCCGAATCATTCGTCCCCGCACGCATCACACGCAACCCCGGAGCCCGTCGAAGGTTCCCAGCGACATCTATACCCAACTCGCGTTCCAACGCCGACTCGGTTTCAGGCAACGCGAGAATGTCATGATATAAGGGGGGTAGGGACGCAGTCGCAAGAAACCAGTCCACATGCACGAACGGCACCTCACAGACCATCGCTTCACGGAGTGCGGTCAGCTTCCTATGCAGCACCGGACGCGTCGTCGCATCAAACTCAATCACATACGGATACGCCGTCTCAATCTGCGTCCAAGCATCCCGGGTATCCCACTCGTAATCCCGCAAGTCGATGTAGAAGATCGTCCCTTGGGCATCGATCGGTACCGGCTTGACGACGGTAAACCCCCACGACAAACTATTCACGAGTTTTGAAAGCGCAATCGCAGCAGCCCGGAGCACCTCGGGGCCCTCTCCAGCATTATACAGATGTGTCGTCGTAAAATAACGGGCAGAGGGACGGTCAAAAGTAGATAGCGTTTGGAGATGGTTCTGAATCGTCGTGAGCATCTTATCCGTGCTAATGAAGTTCACATCGTGGACGACGTCCCAACTCGGCGCACCGGCTTGAATCCAGGCACCGATCTTCTGAATCGCGGCGGCGGAGAGGGGTGGTTGTCCGAGTGGCATCCGTTTTGCCTCATCTCCATCCAAGAGACGTTTAAAGAGTTCAGATTGAATCGGTACCCCTGGAACGACAGCACCGCTCTCAACCAATTGTGCTGCGGATTCAATGACGAGTTGTTCGGTATAGGGACCATTCGGACCATGGCACGAGAGGCATTTCTGTTCAAGAATGAGATACGCCTCTTGGGCAACGTTCTGTTGGGCATCCGCTGTCCCAAATGCTAATGTGATGCCTACTGTGATGAATGTTAAGAGAATGCGGCAGAAGTCTCTAATAGGGTTCACTCTTTTCTCCTTATTCGACAGTTTGTAGATGTTTAAGTGCTTCGCGGGCTTTAGCAAGTTCAGCTTCTAACTGTTGACGTGCGCGGGCTTCTTGTGTTGCGCGAGTCTCCGCTTGTGTTGCGCGAGTCTCCGCTTGTGTTGCGCGAGTCTCCGCCGCATCCACGCGTTCTTGAGACGGGCGTAACCACACTGAGGTAGCAGGGTTATACAACCGCAGCAGTCCCTCATACTCACCGAGCTCCAAACCCAACACTCCAGAAGAGAGACGTTCATCCACAAAGGGTATTTCTTGATACGCTTCACCCACAAGCCGAAAGCCGATCAAAAACGGATCACTCTCGTGATAGGGATCATAGATGTAATACTCCTTCACATGAAGAATTGTGGCGTAAATCTC encodes:
- a CDS encoding T9SS type A sorting domain-containing protein gives rise to the protein MNPIRDFCRILLTFITVGITLAFGTADAQQNVAQEAYLILEQKCLSCHGPNGPYTEQLVIESAAQLVESGAVVPGVPIQSELFKRLLDGDEAKRMPLGQPPLSAAAIQKIGAWIQAGAPSWDVVHDVNFISTDKMLTTIQNHLQTLSTFDRPSARYFTTTHLYNAGEGPEVLRAAAIALSKLVNSLSWGFTVVKPVPIDAQGTIFYIDLRDYEWDTRDAWTQIETAYPYVIEFDATTRPVLHRKLTALREAMVCEVPFVHVDWFLATASLPPLYHDILALPETESALERELGIDVAGNLRRAPGLRVMRAGTNDSGVSAHNRVVERHSFRNGAYWKSHDFASSVGQKNILQNPLSFDRDGGEVIFNLPNGLQAYYVSDATGNRIDVAPTDIVSNPAASDPAVRNGLSCIGCHTEGMKTFEDVVRGTYAKLPASATKDQVLRLYVEKAEMDRFIDQDTARYREALEATGGIFGGIEPVHRFHEKFQLALDASDAAASLGLQESVFVKAIGENSGLQALGLAGLLSGGNVKRDAWTESFDEIVSCLYGEDCPVPEPESSLTSTPVVERQRIVRDPSNLVPDVNLRAAIAETLGKPSGALLKTEDIARLTELVADERGITDLTGLEYAVKLERIELRHNAISDLSPLAGLRHLNNIKLRGNRITDISPLKDLISVDWLGLEENQITDLSPLAGLKRLNGIGIAGNPISDVSPLAGLLSLEGVSAWNTTISDFSPLAKLPRLRWIEFSGNASISKLPSLKGLKTLRRLEINHTGIWDISGLSELTQLQELTLHDNLIKDVSPLANLKNLTYLNLSNNVIVNVSPLAGLNKLKHLNLSNNAISDFSPLEGLTEKIYIRSTNNPDTHLQGGPKITGPWLWLLMPGAQFESFRNRDLLARASGGDVTEREIATNGAAAGESVGDSVWTSHKVSPDGDNINHLLKGLGVSKDRNLQYVIYGSLILNSPREQNTKMFAGSDDDHKVWLNGELVKEKLGEGHAHDYEHSFPVTLKQGKNVLLVAVHDWIGGWAGHFGFAPNTEYTVLPPGPRFSFSTQATQVEKGDTFTLRLNAEDMTDLAGWQGDIVFDPAVLKANAVTEGNFLKQKNGRTFFRKGTIHNKQGKIAGISAARTSQGGASGDGTLLSVRFTAHADGQTRILFRNFRAGSNTGKSIPATPIEMTVIVGGQETTTPAWDVNEDGITNAVDVALVNVALGQTNPANPRVDVNGDGIVDGKDLAIVAAHLGERNAPAAPLSVAIPTGSTPEMVVQALDVLRAADDGSIAFQRGITNLERLLALFIPQETALLHNYPNPFNPETWIPYQLSEPAHVTIHIYAASGVLVRTLAVGYQPAGIYQYRNRAAYWDGKNQVGESVASGVYFYTLTAGDFTATRKMLIRK
- a CDS encoding Uma2 family endonuclease, which codes for MQPKIGSAPTLVYPESDGEPMAETPKHQQVMIDCMDTLRSHFREIPNVFIAGNMFLYYEEGDPRKNISPDVFMVHGVAQKELRTYKTWEQPPTLDFVLEVASPSTFENDLTIKKEIYATILHVKEYYIYDPYHESDPFLIGFRLVGEAYQEIPFVDERLSSGVLGLELGEYEGLLRLYNPATSVWLRPSQERVDAAETRATQAETRATQAETRATQEARARQQLEAELAKAREALKHLQTVE